One Myxococcus xanthus DNA segment encodes these proteins:
- a CDS encoding serine/threonine protein kinase, which produces MRQVASFAALVASLRTRGNGMSKAIEFKIPPGAILFSADGVGYEFREDLGPTNHGMSLFVARLRTASGEPRGKVLLKAVPAPSEKEGGRVRRARAKLDEQVRLAASLSHPAILKVHGLHKVEGYWYVSAEHPSGNSLNELLTLVVECRRWFSPLFVMFVGSQVAAALEHAHTAKDASGRPLNIVHRAIDVAHIFIDWDGTVRLGDFGLALSNLPGRVASSVRSPRGDYFYSSPEMLLGGPVDARSDLFMLGVVLLEMATGKNLLFCPDAITPEVMGSLSVKRRRRVVQAIKRATLAGASSMVEDAIWRAATLADADVDAMTEGLPQGLRVTLNRLLRVSPRERYQSAGELAADLAAWIGGTFTKTDAAAELRARAAQAEEALDAMGLTPPRGRGKRKSDDVTTA; this is translated from the coding sequence ATGCGGCAGGTAGCTTCTTTCGCCGCGTTGGTCGCGAGTCTGCGCACGAGGGGAAACGGCATGTCGAAAGCAATCGAGTTCAAGATCCCGCCAGGGGCGATTCTCTTCTCGGCGGATGGCGTCGGCTACGAGTTCCGCGAGGACTTGGGGCCGACGAACCATGGGATGTCCCTCTTCGTGGCTCGGCTGCGAACCGCGTCGGGGGAGCCTCGTGGAAAGGTGCTGCTCAAGGCGGTTCCTGCGCCATCGGAGAAGGAAGGGGGGCGGGTTCGGCGGGCGCGAGCAAAGCTGGATGAGCAGGTTCGTCTTGCCGCCTCTCTTTCTCATCCCGCGATCCTCAAGGTCCATGGGCTCCATAAGGTTGAGGGCTACTGGTACGTCAGCGCCGAGCATCCATCCGGGAATTCGCTGAACGAACTGCTGACGCTTGTTGTCGAGTGCCGTCGATGGTTCTCGCCCCTCTTCGTGATGTTCGTAGGCTCGCAGGTGGCGGCAGCTCTAGAGCACGCGCACACGGCGAAGGATGCCAGCGGGCGCCCCTTGAACATCGTTCACCGAGCTATCGATGTCGCGCACATCTTTATCGACTGGGACGGGACGGTTCGGCTCGGCGACTTCGGTCTCGCGCTGTCCAACTTGCCGGGGCGCGTGGCTTCCTCGGTTCGCAGCCCGCGAGGGGACTACTTCTATTCGTCGCCTGAGATGCTGCTTGGCGGGCCCGTTGACGCGCGCTCGGACCTCTTCATGTTGGGGGTGGTGCTGCTCGAAATGGCGACGGGGAAGAATCTGCTCTTCTGCCCGGATGCCATCACGCCCGAGGTCATGGGCTCGTTGTCCGTGAAGCGGCGTCGGCGAGTCGTTCAGGCAATCAAGCGGGCCACGCTGGCCGGGGCGTCATCCATGGTAGAGGACGCGATTTGGCGTGCCGCGACGCTGGCGGATGCTGACGTGGACGCGATGACGGAGGGGCTTCCCCAGGGGCTTCGCGTAACGCTGAACCGGCTTCTTCGGGTCTCCCCCCGCGAGCGCTACCAGTCTGCCGGTGAGCTGGCCGCAGACCTGGCTGCCTGGATTGGGGGCACCTTCACGAAGACTGATGCCGCTGCGGAACTCAGGGCACGTGCAGCTCAGGCAGAAGAGGCGCTGGATGCGATGGGGCTCACGCCGCCTCGCGGTCGCGGCAAGCGCAAGTCGGATGATGTGACGACGGCGTGA
- a CDS encoding serine/threonine protein kinase — MKVISLFPRAGMFVDGWRVIKEIGNGGFAVVFLVEKNGRRSALKLARHRDSSGDDKQTHARTLRELSALLLLGHPNIVKHRGYGYSEHGNVYLALEYIDGWTLAEWAERKHPTVREVLQVFDKLCSALSYMHSRGVLHRDLKLSNVLIRKSDGEPIIIDFSCANYSLAEELTDAGLPPGTDRFRAPEQFKWLREHKAEHRAKYAFRVADEIFAVGAMLYELLTDPRPTEIQARFSLNSTVILPPPARALNGRVPEALNDLVASILSREPAKRPVDTEALRRELGELLAYSSAEYLSPVHPPSEQRQGGTSEQQTPAVANSSLPGGPTHTVRGWRGLVGGLAALIALVMAGSFWLSRGEPPQPREPQVASAPPPPSSPHSAPLVSAAPAMSPPSPPPVLLTGPETAAPKEGSTVKTTPSPKAPTQGRPSGGRTKATAVADCATMTLVAALAAGCPGAQIRPESFTCPSGAEETMREDLRWEINEPFRLTLDSRQGPFEQVWFTAGADVVGVVPKGVERRQRAVAPPGTIFYGKAYFLSDRMGRSEGPALVIRYDRVKLPGQDERPVCFVVEKPADGYEDGRVKAFNTGGGYVVDRWP; from the coding sequence ATGAAGGTGATTTCGCTATTTCCGCGTGCCGGGATGTTCGTTGATGGCTGGCGCGTCATTAAAGAGATTGGGAATGGTGGTTTTGCCGTCGTTTTCCTCGTTGAGAAGAACGGCCGCAGGAGCGCGCTCAAGCTGGCTCGTCACCGGGATTCAAGCGGGGACGACAAGCAAACTCATGCAAGGACGCTCCGGGAGCTTTCGGCACTTTTACTCCTGGGCCATCCGAACATCGTCAAGCATCGCGGGTATGGGTACTCCGAGCATGGGAATGTCTATCTCGCGCTTGAGTACATTGATGGTTGGACGCTAGCGGAGTGGGCGGAGCGGAAACACCCAACGGTGCGGGAGGTCTTGCAGGTTTTCGACAAGCTCTGCTCTGCACTGTCATACATGCACAGTCGCGGCGTCCTGCATCGGGATTTGAAGCTATCCAACGTTCTGATTCGAAAGAGCGATGGAGAGCCAATCATCATCGACTTTAGCTGTGCGAACTACTCATTGGCCGAAGAGCTTACGGATGCTGGCTTGCCCCCGGGCACGGACCGTTTTCGCGCGCCTGAGCAATTCAAATGGCTCCGGGAGCACAAGGCAGAGCACCGCGCGAAGTACGCATTTCGTGTCGCGGACGAGATCTTCGCGGTCGGAGCGATGCTCTATGAGCTGCTGACAGACCCCCGCCCGACCGAGATTCAAGCGCGCTTTTCGCTCAACAGTACGGTCATATTGCCCCCACCCGCGCGTGCGTTGAACGGACGCGTGCCGGAAGCGTTAAATGACCTCGTGGCGAGCATCCTGTCGCGGGAGCCTGCAAAGCGCCCCGTCGATACCGAGGCGCTACGTCGCGAACTGGGCGAACTCCTGGCCTATTCGAGCGCGGAGTACCTGTCCCCGGTGCATCCACCATCTGAGCAGAGGCAGGGGGGAACATCGGAACAGCAGACGCCCGCAGTTGCGAACTCAAGCCTTCCTGGGGGGCCTACGCATACCGTCCGGGGATGGCGCGGGCTCGTGGGGGGCCTCGCTGCCCTCATCGCGCTTGTCATGGCCGGGAGCTTCTGGCTCAGCCGGGGGGAACCGCCGCAGCCACGAGAGCCGCAGGTTGCCAGTGCGCCACCTCCTCCCAGTTCCCCACATTCCGCGCCGCTCGTATCGGCCGCCCCTGCTATGTCACCACCTAGCCCTCCGCCTGTGCTGCTGACGGGCCCTGAGACTGCCGCTCCGAAGGAAGGTTCAACCGTGAAGACGACTCCGTCACCCAAGGCCCCGACCCAAGGACGCCCGTCGGGCGGGAGGACGAAGGCCACCGCTGTTGCCGACTGCGCGACGATGACGCTCGTCGCGGCGCTCGCGGCAGGCTGCCCCGGGGCTCAGATTCGGCCCGAGTCGTTCACCTGCCCGTCTGGTGCGGAAGAGACGATGCGGGAAGACCTTCGCTGGGAGATTAACGAGCCATTCCGCCTCACTCTCGATAGTCGCCAGGGCCCATTCGAACAAGTTTGGTTCACCGCAGGGGCTGACGTGGTGGGGGTTGTTCCCAAGGGAGTTGAACGACGGCAACGAGCAGTCGCGCCGCCCGGGACAATCTTCTACGGGAAGGCGTATTTCCTCTCTGACCGCATGGGGCGCTCGGAGGGGCCTGCGCTAGTCATCCGCTACGACCGTGTGAAGCTGCCGGGACAGGACGAACGCCCCGTCTGCTTCGTGGTCGAGAAGCCTGCCGATGGCTACGAAGACGGCCGAGTGAAGGCGTTCAACACCGGAGGCGGTTACGTCGTGGACCGCTGGCCATGA